In one window of Pseudobdellovibrionaceae bacterium DNA:
- a CDS encoding YebC/PmpR family DNA-binding transcriptional regulator yields MGKSWKNPMKAAQAAKKGQLFTKFAKEIAVAAKLGGPDPDSNARLKLAVNVARAASCPKDTIERAIKKGSGQLDDGTIIEELTYEGHAPHNVGVIIECQTDNKNRTISDLRTIFNKKGGRMGESGSVQWMFDRVSIIEGSHDNISDPEEEAIEAGANDVEDNGDSTFAFYGEVSDLDTIRTALTERGWDITKAELGYRPKNFSEINEEQKQEVIDFLEALEDNDDTHRVYATIS; encoded by the coding sequence ATGGGTAAGAGCTGGAAAAATCCAATGAAAGCGGCGCAAGCTGCAAAAAAAGGTCAATTGTTCACTAAATTTGCCAAAGAAATTGCAGTGGCAGCAAAGCTTGGCGGCCCTGATCCAGACTCTAATGCTCGCTTGAAACTCGCTGTGAATGTGGCTCGCGCCGCATCGTGCCCAAAAGACACCATCGAACGGGCCATAAAAAAGGGTTCTGGTCAATTGGACGACGGCACTATCATTGAAGAGCTCACCTACGAGGGCCATGCCCCACACAATGTGGGCGTTATCATCGAATGCCAAACCGACAATAAAAACCGCACCATTTCTGACCTTCGAACCATCTTCAATAAAAAAGGCGGACGAATGGGCGAAAGCGGTAGTGTGCAGTGGATGTTTGATCGGGTGAGCATCATCGAGGGGTCTCACGACAACATCTCCGACCCCGAAGAGGAAGCCATTGAAGCCGGCGCCAATGATGTGGAAGACAATGGCGATAGCACATTTGCTTTTTATGGTGAGGTGTCAGACCTAGATACCATTCGCACAGCGCTAACTGAGAGAGGCTGGGACATTACAAAGGCCGAACTCGGGTATCGACCAAAAAACTTTTCTGAGATCAATGAAGAACAAAAACAAGAGGTGATCGACTTTCTAGAAGCCCTGGAAGACAACGACGACACCCACCGTGTCTACGCCACAATCAGTTAA
- a CDS encoding SufE family protein has translation MSISERQQSLVQEFKDLPNWEERYKRIIEIGKEAEPLSDEDKIDENLVKGCQSQVWVTAELEGNKVFYAGDSDALIVRGLVALLMRLYSGATPDEILGTDPEFISALGFERQLTPSRAKGLHAMIKQIKYYALAFKAIQQRQQA, from the coding sequence ATGTCAATTTCTGAGCGGCAACAATCCTTAGTGCAAGAGTTTAAAGATCTTCCCAATTGGGAGGAGCGTTACAAACGTATTATTGAAATCGGTAAAGAAGCTGAGCCTTTGTCTGATGAAGACAAGATCGATGAAAATCTTGTGAAGGGCTGCCAATCTCAGGTGTGGGTGACTGCCGAACTAGAAGGCAACAAAGTGTTTTATGCCGGCGATAGCGATGCGTTAATAGTGCGGGGCTTGGTGGCTTTGCTTATGCGGCTTTACTCAGGGGCCACGCCGGATGAAATTTTAGGTACAGATCCAGAGTTTATTTCTGCTTTAGGTTTTGAGCGTCAGCTAACGCCGAGCCGGGCCAAAGGGTTGCATGCCATGATCAAGCAGATCAAATATTACGCCCTCGCCTTTAAAGCCATTCAGCAACGCCAACAAGCGTAG